A genomic segment from Ornithorhynchus anatinus isolate Pmale09 chromosome 16, mOrnAna1.pri.v4, whole genome shotgun sequence encodes:
- the SLC30A2 gene encoding zinc transporter 2 produces MEFTEKQHLLVVDNESRSYSGAPWKNGTKPSPPRDTDAFELAAPSNPHCHDGWSTDRHRNEEKDRARRKLYLASAICLVFMIGETVGGYLAHSLAIMTDAAHLLTDFASMLISLFSLWMASRPATKTMNFGWQRAEILGALVSVLSIWVVTGVLVYLAVQRLISGKYEIKSETMLITSACAVAVNFIMGLTLHQSGHGHSHGGHGDSQQNPNVRAAFIHVVGDLLQSIGVMVAAFVIFFKPEFKFMDPVCTFLFSILVLGTTLTILRDVLLVLMEATPKGVDFNNVRDLLLSVQGVAALHSLHIWALTVSQPVLSVHIAIARNTDPQAVLKEANAKLQGQFNFHTVTIQIEDYCDDMRDCRECQSPPD; encoded by the exons ATGGAgttcacggagaagcagcaccTGCTGGTGGTCGACAACGAGAGCCG GTCCTACTCCGGAGCCCCGTGGAAGAATGGCACCAAGCCAAGCCCCCCACGGGACACGGACGCTTTCGAACTGGCCGCCCCGAGCAACCCGCACTGCCACGATGGGTGGAGCACGGACCGCCACAGAAACGAAGAGAAGGATCGGGCGCGACGCAAGCTGTACCTGGCGTCGGCCATCTGCCTGGTCTTCATGATCGGGGAGACCGTTG GGGGCTACCTGGCCCACAGCCTGGCCATCATGACGGACGCCGCCCACTTGCTGACGGACTTTGCCAGCATGCtcatcagcctcttctccctctggatGGCCTCCCGCCCGGCCACCAAAACCATGAACTTCGGCTGGCAGCGAGCCG AGATCCTGGGAGCCCTGGTGTCCGTACTGTCCATCTGGGTGGTGACCGGAGTGCTGGTCTACCTGGCGGTGCAGCGGCTCATCTCTGGGAAGTACGAGATCAAAAGCGAAACCATGCTGATCACCTCTGCCTGCGCGGTGGCCGTGAATTTCAT TATGGGGCTCACCCTGCACCAGTCTGGACACGGGCACAGCCACGGGGGCCACGGAGACAGCCAGCAGAACCCCAACGTCCGGGCAGCCTTCATCCACGTAGTGGGAGACCTCCTGCAGAGCATCGGTGTCATGGTGGCCGCCTTCGTCATCTTCTTCAAG CCCGAGTTTAAGTTCATGGACCCCGTCTGCACCTTCTTGTTCTCGATCCTGGTGCTGGGGACGACGCTGACCATCCTCCGGGACGTTCTCCTCGTGCTGATGGAAG CAACCCCCAAGGGGGTGGACTTCAACAACGTGCGGGACCTGCTGCTGTCGGTCCAGGGCGTGGCCGCCCTGCACAGCCTCCACATCTGGGCCTTGACCGTGTCCCAGCCCGTGCTGTCGGTCCACATCGCCATCG CCCGGAACACGGACCCGCAAGCCGTGCTGAAGGAAGCCAACGCCAAGCTGCAGGGCCAGTTCAACTTCCACACCGTCACCATCCAGATCGAGGATTATTGCGACGACATGCGGGACTGCCGGGAGTGCCAGAGTCCGCCGGACTGA